The region AGGACCAACGGAATTTCATAACTAATCATCTGTGCTGCCGAGCGCATACCGCCTAAAAGCGAATATTTATTTCCCGAGCTCCAGCCGGCCATCAAAATGCCGATCACACCGGGCGTCCCGATGGCAAGAATATAAAGCAAGCCGACATTCAGGCTCACCGGCACTAAATTTTTATTCAGCGGTATTGCAATCAACGCAAGAAATCCCGCCACAAAAACGACATAGGGTGCGGCGCGATACAACGGCCGGTCCGCTTGGGTCGGAATCTCGCTCTCTTTGAGCATCAGTTTTATGGTATCTGCGATTACCTGTAAAATACCATGCCAGCCGACACGCATGGGACCAATCCGGGCCTGCATATGCGCGGCAATTTTCCGTTCACCGTATACCAACACCATTACAGCCAGTGCGCAAAACCCGAACAACCCGAACATCACCAACACGGTACCTGTCATATCCGCCGCCCAAACCGGCAAACCGGCCCACGCCGCCAAGGTGCGCAATCCCGCCCCTCCCAGGGCAACCAGTTGGTCGGGTTGAAAAAGATAATTCATCGGTCAATCTCCGGCACAATAAAATCAATACTCCCCATAATCGCCACAACATCCGCAACCTGGACACCCTGCAATATTTTTGGCAGCACGGAAAGATTGGCAAAACTGGGAACCCGAATTCTACAACGCTGCGGTTTGGAAGACCCGTCGGAAACCAGATAAAATCCCTGAATTCCCCGCGAAGATTCCACCCGGGCGTACGCCTCGCCTGCCGGCGGTCTAAAAACCCGGGAAACCTTGGCGCTGATCTCACCTTCCGGCAACCCCGCCAGCGCCTGACGGATAATGGCTGTACTTTGGCGCATCTCTTCCACCCGAACACGGTAACGGGCCAACGCATCCCCCTCTGATTGAACATAAACATTAAAATCAAACTCTGCATAGGCTGAATAAGGATCTGTTTTGCGAAGATCCAGCGCCACACCGGCACCGCGGAGATTGGGACCGGTCATGGCATGTGAATGAGCCAGCGCAGCATCAATGATCCCGATATTCTTGGTGCGGGCTAAAAAAATGGCATTGTCCGAGAGCAGCTGATCATACATATCAGGGATTTTTTCAAAGTAATCAAGAAAAGATTCCAGTTGCTTTGCAAAACCCGATGGGATATCGCGGCTCACACCACCGATACGCACGTAATTAAACGTCATCCGTTGCCCGCATAGTAAATCAAACAATTCAAGAATCATTTCACGTTCACGAAACGTATAGGTCAGCGGTGTAAACGCCCCCAAATCCATGCCCATACTGCCCAACCAAACCAAATGGCTCGAAAGACGACACATTTCGCCTGTGATCACCCGGAGATAATCCGCCCGGCGAGGAACCTCAATTCCGGCCAGCGTCTCGCATGCCATGCAATAACTCCACTCATTAAAAATCGCAGATAAATAATCCATACGGTCGGTGAGATAAAGAAACTGAAGATAGGTCATGTTCTCCGCCATTTTTTCAAAACCGCGGTGTACATACCCAAAATCAGGGGTTGCCGAAACAATTTTCTCGCCATCCAGTTTTAAAATCAGGCGCAAGGCCCCATGCGTGCTGGGGTGCTGCGGGCCCATATTCAGCACAATGGCATCCGTATCCAATGTTTCGTCAATCTCTTGATTATTGAAAAACAGTTTATCCGTCATGATAGATTCCCCGGCCGCTTTAAAAGTTTTTCATCCTGGTAATCCTTGCGCAGCGGGTGGCCTTGCCAATCCTCCGGCAGCAAAATACGCCGCAGATCAGGGTGTCCGGAAAATACGATACCGAACATATCAAAAATTTCCCGCTCATACCATTGTGCACATCCGAACAAACCGGATAGCGTGGGAACCTGCTCCTCGCGACCGAGTACAACCTTCACGGTCAGATGCGTTTGGTTGTCCAGCGACCGCACCATATGCAGAACCAGTTCAAACCCTTCCAAACAATCCCGGGCGGTGTAATCTTCCATAACATCCAGACCAAACCCCGAATGCAGCGTCGCACAAACACCGGTCAACTCCTTGACCGTTCGCAAAGTCAATACCAGTCCAAACCCGCCGGACGCGCTGCAGGCGCATTCCGGAAAAACCGCTTTTAATTGCTCACAGCGTACTGATTTCATTTCGTCCTCTCCTGGATTTTCCGGCCGGGCAACCGCTCTTTGGAAATTTTCTTTTCCAATTCTAAAATCGCATGGAGTAACGCCTCGGGTTTGGGAGGACAACCCGGCAGATACACATCCACCGGAATCAACTTGTCCACACCGCGAACGGTCCCATAGGATTCATAATAAAAAGGCCCCCCGGAAACCGCGCAAGCACCCATCGCAATCACATAGCGCGGCTCCGCCAATTGTTCATACA is a window of bacterium DNA encoding:
- a CDS encoding NADH-quinone oxidoreductase subunit D, which translates into the protein MTDKLFFNNQEIDETLDTDAIVLNMGPQHPSTHGALRLILKLDGEKIVSATPDFGYVHRGFEKMAENMTYLQFLYLTDRMDYLSAIFNEWSYCMACETLAGIEVPRRADYLRVITGEMCRLSSHLVWLGSMGMDLGAFTPLTYTFREREMILELFDLLCGQRMTFNYVRIGGVSRDIPSGFAKQLESFLDYFEKIPDMYDQLLSDNAIFLARTKNIGIIDAALAHSHAMTGPNLRGAGVALDLRKTDPYSAYAEFDFNVYVQSEGDALARYRVRVEEMRQSTAIIRQALAGLPEGEISAKVSRVFRPPAGEAYARVESSRGIQGFYLVSDGSSKPQRCRIRVPSFANLSVLPKILQGVQVADVVAIMGSIDFIVPEIDR
- a CDS encoding NADH-quinone oxidoreductase subunit C, translating into MKSVRCEQLKAVFPECACSASGGFGLVLTLRTVKELTGVCATLHSGFGLDVMEDYTARDCLEGFELVLHMVRSLDNQTHLTVKVVLGREEQVPTLSGLFGCAQWYEREIFDMFGIVFSGHPDLRRILLPEDWQGHPLRKDYQDEKLLKRPGNLS